Proteins encoded within one genomic window of Bacillus sp. F19:
- the rplL gene encoding 50S ribosomal protein L7/L12, protein MTKEQIIEAVKEMTVLELNDLVKAIEEEFGVTAAAPVAMAGGAAGGEAAAEQTEFDVVLASAGAQKIKVIKVVREITGLGLKEAKELVDNTPKAVKEGIAKEEAEEIKGKLEEVGASVEVK, encoded by the coding sequence ATGACTAAAGAACAAATCATTGAAGCAGTTAAAGAAATGACTGTTTTAGAATTAAACGACTTAGTTAAAGCAATCGAAGAAGAATTTGGCGTAACTGCAGCTGCTCCTGTAGCAATGGCTGGTGGCGCTGCTGGTGGCGAAGCTGCTGCTGAGCAAACTGAATTTGATGTAGTACTTGCTAGCGCTGGTGCTCAAAAAATCAAAGTTATCAAAGTAGTACGTGAAATCACTGGTCTTGGCTTGAAAGAAGCTAAAGAATTAGTTGACAACACTCCTAAAGCTGTTAAAGAAGGAATCGCTAAAGAAGAAGCTGAAGAAATCAAAGGCAAACTTGAAGAAGTTGGCGCTTCTGTAGAAGTTAAGTAA
- the sigH gene encoding RNA polymerase sporulation sigma factor SigH, which yields MNTHFSTGKLSKEDFHALLDERVVELVHNGDSDALDYLITKYRNFVRAKARSYFLIGADREDIIQEGMIGLYKAIRDFREDKLTSFKAFAELCITRQIITAIKTATRQKHIPLNSYVSLDKPIYDEESDRTLMDVISGTKVMDPEELIINQEEFDDIELKMGELLSDLERKVLVLYLDGRSYQEISEELNRHVKSIDNALQRVKRKLERYLELREINM from the coding sequence ATGAACACACATTTCAGCACGGGTAAACTCAGCAAGGAAGACTTTCATGCTCTTTTGGATGAACGGGTTGTGGAGCTTGTTCATAATGGAGACAGCGACGCTCTTGATTATTTAATAACCAAATACCGTAATTTTGTTAGAGCTAAGGCAAGGTCCTATTTCCTGATAGGCGCTGACAGAGAAGATATTATTCAAGAAGGTATGATCGGTTTGTATAAAGCTATCCGTGATTTCAGAGAGGACAAGCTTACTTCTTTCAAAGCTTTTGCAGAACTGTGCATTACTCGCCAAATCATTACCGCTATTAAAACCGCAACCCGTCAAAAACATATTCCTCTAAACTCTTATGTTTCACTGGACAAGCCGATTTACGATGAAGAATCAGACCGGACATTGATGGATGTCATTTCAGGGACGAAAGTCATGGACCCGGAAGAACTGATTATAAATCAAGAAGAATTTGACGATATTGAATTGAAAATGGGAGAGCTTCTGAGCGACCTGGAACGGAAAGTACTTGTTCTGTACCTGGACGGCAGATCCTATCAGGAAATTTCTGAAGAGCTCAACCGTCACGTCAAATCAATAGATAATGCCCTTCAGCGGGTGAAGAGAAAACTTGAAAGATATCTGGAGCTTCGTGAAATCAATATGTAA
- the rplK gene encoding 50S ribosomal protein L11, producing the protein MAKKVIKMVKLQIPAGKANPAPPVGPALGQAGVNIMGFCKEFNARTADQAGLIIPVEITVFEDRSFTFITKTPPAAVLLKKAAGIESGSGEPNRNKVATVKRDKVREIAETKMPDLNAANVESAMRMVEGTARSMGIVIED; encoded by the coding sequence GTGGCTAAAAAAGTAATTAAAATGGTTAAATTGCAAATTCCTGCTGGGAAAGCAAATCCAGCGCCGCCGGTTGGTCCTGCATTAGGTCAAGCTGGTGTTAACATCATGGGATTCTGTAAGGAGTTTAACGCTCGTACAGCTGATCAGGCTGGACTTATCATTCCTGTTGAAATTACGGTATTTGAAGACCGTTCATTTACATTTATTACAAAAACTCCGCCTGCTGCAGTATTGCTTAAGAAAGCAGCTGGTATCGAGTCTGGTTCAGGTGAACCTAACCGTAATAAAGTAGCAACAGTTAAGCGTGATAAAGTACGTGAAATCGCTGAAACAAAAATGCCTGACTTAAATGCAGCAAATGTTGAATCAGCTATGCGTATGGTTGAAGGTACTGCGCGCAGCATGGGTATCGTCATCGAAGACTAA
- the rpoB gene encoding DNA-directed RNA polymerase subunit beta — protein MTGQLVQYGRHRQRRSYARISEVLELPNLIEIQTSSYQWFLDEGLREMFQDISPIEDFTGNLSLEFIDYSLGDPKYSVEESKERDVTYSAPLRVKVRLINKETGEVKDQDVFMGDFPLMTETGTFVINGAERVIVSQLVRSPSVYYSGKVDKNGKKGFTATVIPNRGAWLEYETDAKDVAYVRIDRTRKLPVTVLLRALGFGSDQEITDLFGENEYLRNTLDKDNTESTEKALLEIYERLRPGEPPTVDNAKSLLDSRFFDPKRYDLASVGRYKINKKLHIKNRLFNQRLAETLVDPETGEIIAEKDTLIDRRTLDRIIPNLESGVGFRKITPSGGVVEEDVTLQSIKIYAPIDSEGEKVINVISNAYVEENVKNITPADILSSISYFFNLLHGVGDTDDIDHLGNRRLRSVGELLQNQFRIGLSRMERVVRERMSIQDTNTITPQQLINIRPVIASIKEFFGSSQLSQFMDQTNPLAELTHKRRLSALGPGGLTRERAGFEVRDVHYSHYGRMCPIETPEGPNIGLINSLSSYAKVNRFGFIETPYRRVDPETGKVTSRIDYLTADEEDNYVVAQANARLADDGSFLDEDIVSRFRGENTVMSRDRMDYMDVSPKQVVSAATACIPFLENDDSNRALMGANMQRQAVPLMNPESPIVGTGMEYVSGKDSGAAVICKYPGVVEKVEAKNIWVRRYEDVDGVKTKGNLDKYSLLKFIRSNQGTCYNQRPIVSVGDEVVKGEILADGPSMEKGELALGRNVMVAFMTWDGYNYEDAIIMSQRLVKDDVYTSIHIEEYESESRDTKLGPEEITRDIPNVGEDALRNLDDRGIIRVGAEVKDGDLLVGKVTPKGVTELTAEERLLHAIFGEKAREVRDTSLRVPHGGGGIVLDVKVFNREDGDELPPGVNQLVRAYIVQKRKISEGDKMAGRHGNKGVISRILPEEDMPYLPDGTPVDIMLNPLGVPSRMNIGQVLELHLGMAARKLGLHVASPVFDGAREEDVWSTLEEAGMARDAKTVLYDGRSGEPFDNRVSVGIMYMIKLAHMVDDKLHARSTGPYSLVTQQPLGGKAQFGGQRFGEMEVWALEAYGAAYTLQEILTVKSDDVVGRVKTYEAIVKGENVPEPGVPESFKVLIKELQSLGMDVKILSSDEKEIEMRDLEDDEEGQQSEGLSLNDQPDDLSSAAMEKEKDAVTKE, from the coding sequence TTGACAGGTCAACTAGTTCAGTATGGACGACACCGCCAACGCAGAAGTTATGCACGTATTAGTGAAGTGTTAGAATTACCAAATCTTATTGAGATTCAAACCTCTTCCTATCAGTGGTTTCTTGATGAGGGTCTTAGAGAAATGTTCCAGGACATATCTCCTATCGAAGACTTCACTGGTAACCTCTCGCTAGAATTTATTGATTATAGTTTAGGTGATCCTAAATATTCAGTAGAGGAATCTAAAGAGCGCGATGTTACCTATTCTGCACCGCTTCGTGTGAAGGTGCGTTTAATTAACAAGGAAACTGGTGAAGTAAAAGATCAGGATGTTTTCATGGGTGATTTCCCATTGATGACTGAAACAGGTACATTTGTGATTAACGGTGCTGAACGTGTTATCGTATCACAGCTCGTACGTTCACCAAGTGTTTATTACAGCGGAAAAGTCGATAAAAATGGTAAAAAAGGCTTTACTGCAACTGTCATTCCAAACCGTGGCGCTTGGTTAGAGTACGAAACAGATGCTAAAGATGTTGCATATGTGCGTATTGATCGCACTCGAAAATTGCCGGTAACGGTTCTTTTGCGCGCACTAGGGTTTGGCTCTGATCAAGAAATCACCGATCTTTTCGGTGAAAATGAATACCTTCGCAACACACTTGATAAGGACAATACAGAAAGCACAGAAAAAGCTCTTCTTGAAATCTATGAGCGTCTGCGCCCTGGTGAGCCTCCAACGGTGGATAATGCGAAAAGCTTGCTGGATTCAAGATTCTTTGATCCAAAACGCTACGATCTTGCAAGTGTAGGACGCTACAAGATCAATAAAAAGCTTCATATTAAAAATCGCCTTTTCAACCAGCGTCTTGCTGAAACATTAGTAGACCCTGAAACTGGCGAAATTATTGCAGAAAAAGATACTTTAATTGATAGACGCACACTTGACCGAATCATTCCTAATTTAGAGAGTGGAGTAGGCTTCAGAAAAATCACGCCATCTGGCGGTGTAGTTGAAGAAGATGTGACGCTTCAATCAATTAAAATCTATGCTCCTATCGATTCAGAAGGTGAAAAAGTCATTAACGTAATCAGCAACGCTTATGTTGAAGAGAACGTTAAAAATATTACGCCTGCTGACATCCTGTCTTCAATTAGTTATTTCTTTAACTTGCTTCATGGAGTAGGAGACACAGATGATATTGACCATTTAGGCAACCGTCGTCTGCGTTCTGTAGGGGAGCTTCTTCAAAATCAATTCAGAATCGGTCTTTCACGTATGGAGCGTGTTGTACGCGAGAGAATGTCCATTCAAGATACAAATACAATTACGCCTCAGCAGCTGATTAACATTCGTCCTGTTATTGCGTCAATTAAAGAGTTCTTCGGCAGCTCTCAGTTATCGCAGTTCATGGATCAGACGAATCCGCTAGCTGAATTAACTCATAAACGCCGTCTATCTGCACTTGGACCTGGTGGTTTAACACGTGAACGTGCTGGATTTGAAGTGCGTGACGTCCATTACTCTCACTATGGCCGCATGTGTCCGATCGAAACGCCGGAGGGACCAAACATCGGTTTGATCAACTCTTTGTCTTCATATGCTAAAGTCAATCGCTTCGGTTTCATTGAAACGCCGTATCGCCGCGTAGATCCTGAAACAGGGAAAGTAACTTCCCGCATCGATTACTTAACAGCAGATGAAGAGGATAATTATGTAGTTGCCCAAGCGAACGCCCGTTTAGCAGATGATGGTTCATTCCTTGATGAGGATATCGTTTCCCGTTTCCGCGGTGAGAACACAGTTATGTCCCGTGACAGAATGGATTACATGGATGTATCTCCTAAACAGGTAGTTTCTGCAGCGACAGCATGTATCCCGTTCCTGGAAAATGATGACTCCAACCGTGCCCTTATGGGAGCGAACATGCAGCGACAAGCAGTACCTCTTATGAACCCTGAGTCTCCGATTGTCGGAACAGGCATGGAGTATGTATCTGGCAAAGACTCTGGTGCTGCAGTAATCTGTAAGTACCCTGGAGTTGTTGAAAAAGTAGAAGCTAAAAACATTTGGGTACGACGCTACGAAGATGTGGATGGCGTGAAAACAAAAGGCAACTTAGATAAGTACAGTCTTCTTAAATTCATTCGTTCTAACCAAGGTACCTGCTACAACCAGCGCCCAATTGTAAGTGTCGGCGATGAAGTTGTTAAAGGTGAAATCCTTGCTGATGGACCTTCTATGGAAAAAGGCGAATTGGCACTTGGACGCAACGTTATGGTTGCATTCATGACATGGGATGGCTACAACTACGAGGATGCCATCATCATGAGTCAGCGTCTTGTAAAAGATGATGTTTATACTTCTATTCATATCGAAGAATATGAATCAGAATCACGTGATACAAAGCTTGGACCTGAAGAAATCACACGCGATATCCCGAATGTCGGAGAAGATGCGCTTCGCAACTTAGACGACCGCGGTATTATCCGTGTCGGTGCAGAAGTAAAAGACGGAGATCTGCTTGTTGGTAAGGTTACGCCAAAAGGGGTAACAGAACTGACTGCTGAAGAACGTCTGCTTCATGCGATCTTTGGTGAAAAAGCAAGGGAAGTCCGTGATACTTCACTTCGTGTTCCTCACGGAGGCGGCGGTATCGTTCTTGATGTTAAAGTGTTCAACCGTGAAGACGGAGATGAACTGCCACCTGGAGTTAACCAGTTAGTCCGTGCATACATCGTTCAGAAGCGTAAAATTTCTGAAGGGGATAAAATGGCCGGACGTCACGGAAACAAAGGTGTTATCTCAAGAATTCTTCCTGAAGAAGATATGCCGTATCTTCCAGACGGCACACCGGTGGATATCATGTTAAATCCGCTCGGCGTTCCATCACGTATGAACATTGGTCAGGTGCTTGAACTGCATCTTGGAATGGCAGCGCGCAAGCTTGGCTTACACGTTGCATCTCCAGTATTTGATGGTGCCCGCGAGGAAGATGTTTGGTCAACTCTTGAAGAAGCTGGCATGGCACGCGATGCTAAAACAGTTCTTTATGACGGCCGTTCAGGTGAACCGTTTGATAACCGTGTATCAGTAGGAATCATGTACATGATTAAACTTGCCCACATGGTTGATGATAAATTGCATGCTCGTTCAACAGGTCCTTACTCACTTGTTACGCAGCAGCCTCTTGGCGGTAAAGCCCAGTTTGGCGGACAGCGTTTCGGAGAAATGGAAGTATGGGCACTTGAAGCTTATGGCGCAGCTTATACTCTTCAAGAAATTCTCACAGTTAAATCGGATGATGTTGTTGGTCGTGTGAAAACGTACGAAGCAATCGTCAAAGGCGAAAATGTTCCGGAGCCTGGGGTTCCAGAATCATTCAAAGTATTAATAAAAGAGCTTCAAAGCTTAGGTATGGATGTCAAGATTCTCTCAAGCGACGAAAAAGAAATCGAAATGAGAGACTTAGAAGATGATGAAGAAGGACAGCAATCAGAAGGTTTATCCTTGAATGATCAGCCGGATGATCTTTCATCAGCAGCCATGGAAAAAGAAAAAGACGCAGTTACTAAAGAATAG
- the secE gene encoding preprotein translocase subunit SecE, whose product MKRIVNFFKDVSREMKKVSWPKGKELTRYTITVIATVAFAVVFFALVDLGISSLIRLMT is encoded by the coding sequence ATGAAGCGTATTGTTAATTTTTTCAAAGATGTATCCCGTGAAATGAAAAAGGTCAGCTGGCCAAAAGGCAAAGAACTGACACGCTATACGATTACAGTTATTGCAACTGTCGCTTTTGCTGTTGTCTTTTTCGCCCTTGTTGATTTGGGAATTTCATCGTTAATTCGTCTAATGACTTAA
- a CDS encoding class I SAM-dependent methyltransferase yields the protein MTNHYYSQQPEAESNRKSWTFTLRGNSFHFQSDRGVFSKNEVDFGSRLLIETFTIPDQKGDLLDVGCGYGPIGISLAKEFKDLTVDMIDVNERAVELAKVNAEANGVKNVRIIASNLFENVDPSKKYAAVLTNPPIRAGKKVVHEIFEKSFESLLPGGELWIVIQKKQGAPSAIAKLNEMFKEVVTVKKDKGYFIIRAEKD from the coding sequence ATGACAAATCATTATTATTCACAACAGCCAGAGGCTGAGAGTAACCGTAAATCATGGACGTTTACTTTAAGAGGGAATTCCTTTCATTTTCAAAGTGATCGCGGCGTTTTTTCAAAAAATGAAGTCGACTTTGGTTCAAGACTGCTGATTGAAACATTTACAATACCTGATCAAAAAGGCGACTTGTTAGACGTAGGCTGCGGATACGGACCAATCGGAATTTCGCTTGCTAAAGAATTTAAGGATCTCACAGTTGATATGATCGATGTTAATGAGAGAGCAGTAGAACTTGCGAAAGTAAATGCAGAAGCAAACGGTGTGAAAAATGTCCGTATTATTGCAAGCAATCTTTTTGAAAATGTTGATCCTTCGAAAAAGTATGCGGCTGTCTTAACCAATCCTCCTATCCGTGCAGGGAAAAAGGTTGTTCACGAGATTTTCGAAAAAAGCTTTGAATCTCTTTTGCCGGGCGGAGAATTATGGATTGTCATTCAGAAAAAGCAAGGAGCCCCTTCGGCTATTGCCAAATTGAATGAGATGTTTAAAGAGGTTGTTACAGTCAAAAAGGATAAAGGCTACTTTATTATCAGAGCAGAAAAAGATTGA
- the rpmG gene encoding 50S ribosomal protein L33 yields the protein MRKKVTLACTDCGSRNYTTMKNTSSSEERLEFKKFCKACNAHTDHRETK from the coding sequence ATGCGTAAGAAAGTTACATTGGCTTGCACAGACTGTGGAAGCAGAAACTACACAACGATGAAAAACACGTCAAGTTCTGAAGAGCGTTTAGAATTCAAGAAATTTTGCAAAGCTTGTAACGCACATACGGACCACCGTGAAACAAAGTAG
- the rplJ gene encoding 50S ribosomal protein L10, translating into MSSAIETKKSIVDDITAKFRDSKTTIVVDYRGLTVSEVTELRKTLREAGIEFKVYKNTMTRRAVENVELTGLNDALTGPNAIAFSNDDVVAPAKILNDFAKKHDALEIKAGVIEGNIATVEQIKALADLPSREGLLSMLLSVLQAPIRNLALATKAVAEQKEEQGA; encoded by the coding sequence ATGAGCAGCGCTATCGAAACAAAAAAATCCATCGTAGATGACATTACTGCTAAATTTCGCGACAGCAAAACAACAATAGTTGTTGACTACCGCGGTTTAACAGTATCAGAAGTTACTGAACTTCGTAAAACTCTTCGTGAAGCTGGCATCGAGTTCAAAGTTTACAAAAACACAATGACTCGCCGTGCAGTTGAAAATGTTGAACTTACTGGTCTTAATGACGCCCTAACAGGTCCTAATGCGATCGCATTCAGTAATGACGACGTAGTTGCTCCAGCTAAGATTCTTAACGACTTTGCAAAAAAGCATGACGCGTTAGAAATCAAAGCAGGTGTAATCGAAGGAAACATCGCAACTGTAGAACAAATTAAAGCTCTTGCTGATCTTCCGTCACGTGAAGGCTTACTTTCTATGTTGCTTAGCGTTCTTCAAGCTCCAATCCGCAATCTTGCACTTGCTACTAAAGCAGTTGCAGAACAAAAAGAAGAGCAAGGCGCTTAA
- the rplA gene encoding 50S ribosomal protein L1, which produces MAKRGKKYVEAAKLVDRTQAYGVQEAIELVKKTNTAKFDATVEVAFRLGVDPRKNDQQIRGAVVLPNGTGKTQRVLVFAKGEKAKEAEAAGADFVGDADYINKIQQGWFDFDVIVATPDMMGEVGKLGRVLGPKGLMPNPKTGTVSFDVEKAVKEIKAGKVEYRVDKAGNIHVPIGKVSFEDSKLVENFTTIFETLLKAKPAAAKGTYMKNVAVASTMGPGVKVDSSSFSVK; this is translated from the coding sequence ATGGCTAAAAGAGGTAAAAAGTACGTAGAAGCTGCTAAATTAGTAGACCGTACTCAAGCTTACGGAGTTCAAGAAGCAATTGAACTTGTAAAGAAAACAAACACAGCTAAATTTGATGCAACAGTTGAAGTTGCATTCCGTTTAGGCGTTGATCCACGTAAAAACGATCAGCAAATCCGCGGAGCAGTTGTTCTTCCAAACGGAACAGGTAAAACTCAACGCGTTTTAGTATTTGCTAAAGGTGAAAAAGCGAAGGAAGCAGAAGCTGCCGGAGCTGATTTCGTAGGCGATGCTGACTACATCAACAAAATCCAGCAAGGATGGTTTGACTTCGATGTAATCGTAGCTACTCCTGACATGATGGGTGAAGTTGGTAAGCTTGGCCGCGTACTTGGACCAAAAGGCTTAATGCCAAACCCTAAAACTGGCACTGTTTCATTTGACGTTGAAAAAGCAGTTAAAGAAATCAAAGCTGGTAAAGTTGAATACCGTGTTGACAAAGCTGGTAACATCCACGTGCCAATCGGTAAAGTATCTTTCGAAGACAGCAAGCTAGTTGAAAACTTCACTACAATCTTCGAAACTTTATTAAAAGCTAAACCTGCTGCTGCAAAAGGCACATACATGAAGAACGTAGCTGTTGCTTCTACTATGGGACCTGGCGTTAAAGTTGATTCATCAAGTTTCAGCGTTAAATAA
- the nusG gene encoding transcription termination/antitermination protein NusG, with product MEKNWYVVHTYSGYENKVKANLEKRVESMGMQDKIFRVIVPEEEETDYKNGKKKVTKKKVFPGYVLVEIVMTDDSWYVVRNTPGVTGFVGSAGSGSKPTALLPEEVVTILKHMGMEEKRVELDFDLKETVKVIDGPFANFTGSIEEIDKDKSKVKVLVNMFGRETPVELEFSQVDKL from the coding sequence ATGGAGAAAAATTGGTATGTAGTCCACACTTATTCCGGTTATGAGAATAAGGTAAAGGCGAATCTTGAAAAGCGTGTAGAATCAATGGGCATGCAAGATAAAATCTTCCGTGTAATCGTTCCGGAAGAGGAAGAAACAGATTATAAAAACGGCAAAAAGAAAGTAACGAAGAAAAAGGTATTCCCCGGTTATGTCCTAGTAGAAATCGTCATGACAGATGATTCATGGTACGTAGTCCGGAATACACCTGGTGTAACAGGATTTGTCGGTTCAGCTGGATCAGGTTCAAAGCCAACAGCGCTGCTTCCGGAAGAAGTTGTAACGATCCTTAAACATATGGGAATGGAAGAAAAGAGAGTTGAACTTGATTTCGACTTGAAAGAGACTGTAAAAGTAATAGACGGACCTTTTGCTAACTTTACCGGCTCAATTGAAGAGATTGATAAAGATAAGAGCAAAGTGAAGGTGCTTGTGAATATGTTCGGCCGCGAAACACCGGTTGAGCTGGAATTTTCTCAAGTTGATAAATTATAA